The following coding sequences are from one Diabrotica virgifera virgifera chromosome 2, PGI_DIABVI_V3a window:
- the LOC114328074 gene encoding uncharacterized protein LOC114328074 — MKCGQCLTRLLPCFSRYSHQFGTPYNCETDTQCPPGYSCCQQDCFLLKIYTKEIFLTQYVGGLRYNKISASTSRPELSTSILDTTVFAEEDTPHHITDDQTKTTAKTNEATSTIITQPTSVETSSLEGEDSEKTTSITRNIEYITTPTIETVIPTEYTTVQESDDNDDDNTPITMANKVITAQSTEPETTENQKKLLLRMHSIVTTKMAVQIMHMTIMKIIIMKIMMMRIMMMKMIMEILMMKMQTTKNTKIMNMMRTGDDDDDDDYNSALQ; from the coding sequence ATGAAATGTGGACAATGTCTTACACGGCTTTTGCCATGCTTCAGCAGATATTCACATCAGTTTGGAACTCCTTACAACTGCGAAACAGACACACAGTGTCCACCTGGTTACTCATGCTGCCAACAggattgttttttgcttaaaatttatacaaaagaaatatttttaactcaGTATGTAGGAGGACTAAGGTACAACAAAATATCAGCATCTACCAGTAGACCAGAACTCTCGACCAGTATTTTAGATACGACCGTTTTTGCAGAAGAAGACACACCACACCATATTACTGATGATCAAACTAAAACTACTGCTAAAACTAATGAAGCTACTTCTACTATTATTACTCAGCCGACCAGTGTTGAAACCAGCAGTTTGGAAGGTGAAGACAGCGAGAAAACAACTAGCATTACTAGGAACATTGAATACATTACAACTCCTACTATCGAGACCGTTATTCCTACAGAATATACTACTGTACAAGAAagtgatgataatgatgatgataatacGCCAATAACAATGGCTAACAAAGTTATAACTGCACAATCTACAGAACCAGAAACCACTGAAAACCAAAAAAAGCTGTTACTGAGGATGCATTCAATAGTGACGACGAAGATGGCAGTGCAGATCATGCATATGACGATTATGAAGATAATTATTatgaagataatgatgatgaGGATAATGATGATGAAGATGATTATGGAGATATTGATGATGAAGATGCAGACGACAAAGAATACGAAGATTATGAATATGATGAGGACTGGggacgatgatgatgatgatgactataACAGTGCTTTACAGTGA
- the LOC126880374 gene encoding uncharacterized protein LOC126880374 has product MQNLKLERETIKGSLKKVFKEIEEVNPSDEKTIQRLLQQVDDKAERVFLLDNSIKDILFAEETSTEEISKELNDEENFRDEVGKFRIEYLPNEDKFQYLIQSTEDGTPARSLVESFPPSAENYKIAIDQLKNRFARDEILIEVYVRELLNLILNQQTSKEDPGMALSTLYDRLETQLRALGTLGVTSDKYAAMLLPLVESALPYELLKIWERNRASNNLKFNNELQGLLEFLKTEVEAEERVKLAQSSFTVPKSIDDKYTVETLHTESLKTKGKQKFSCIFCESNTHASQDCIKAQKMTLEQKKSIISKKRSCFSCLKQFHNFRTCKTTVKCIKCARKHFTLMCPDLHEKENKNRDLQKSESFENTLTTVASETLLQTINVRVISDNKRSMTVRALLDSGSQRSYITTKCAEDLGLTKIGQENIVQGVFGGLPGAPKIHRLFKAGIENLENSFSIRLSLLEQSKICNYVPKLIDQKVLDLLKDKNIYINDSASKELEVNLLIGADMFGHIITGNLVNTNDSLVALETKFGWTVMGTQKSNNKINTFVSTYFTDSLSTLWSLDVLGIKDPAETKCREELDIRTLEKFKESTVVNSKNRYEICLPWAEGYPAITSNFNLAEKRLFSTTKRLISLNKLTEYDNIFQDWENTGIIEEVEEEPLKKNTHYLAHHAVVKESSLTTKIRPVFDASAKDGNGNSLNDLLEKGPNLIELIIPLILKFRLHKIGVTSDIAKAFLQISISEKDRDFLRFLWWKNYEKREIKIFRHCRVVSGLKPSPFLLAATVNLHLEKEKTYTETANQLLNAFYVDNCVSSVRNETELKKLPDDINKRFEIWLKSVKCLNFCNIHRYLAYPEEENLIINKTLHVFVDASKYAYAACVFIRLEFQNSISIKLLLAKSRLSPVKTITLPRLELMAAVIGVRLLETVKEVTDFTELKTYYWSDSMVVLTWIKTKGLWNTFVGNRVKEIKKYSAVDQWRHVPGDMNIADVLSRGCSGKQLLEKQWWKGPQWFKEPENMWPKGEVGDVVMVGSDNVKRINWPMGKIIEVYSGQDGIQRVAKVKTKNGVLVRPCLRLYRVELPINDIQENLRKDKEESTEQDKSEKGKKSRYGRTLKIPHRFTAA; this is encoded by the exons ATGCAGAACCTAAAGCTAGAGAGGGAAACAATAAAAGGATCCCtgaaaaaagtttttaaagaaattgaAGAGGTGAATCCCAGTGACGAGAAGACAATACAAAGACTCCTGCAACAAGTTGATGATAAAGCAGAGCGAGTATTTCTTCTAGACAACAGCATAAAAGACATTCTATTCGCAGAAGAAACCAGCACGGAAGAAATTAGCAAGGAATTAAATGATGAAGAAAACTTTCGTGACGAGGTAGGAAAATTTAGAATAGAAT ACCTTCCAAACGAAGACAAGTTCCAATACCTGATCCAGTCAACAGAAGATGGCACGCCAGCCAGAAGCCTTGTCGAAAGCTTCCCACCTTCCGCTGAAAATTATAAAATAGCCATTGACCAACTGAAAAATAGATTCGCAAGGGACGAAATTTTAATTGAGGTATACGTTAGGGAGttattaaatttaattctaaATCAACAAACCTCAAAGGAGGACCCAGGTATGGCTTTATCTACTTTGTATGATAGGTTGGAGACTCAGCTTAGGGCTTTGGGAACACTAGGTGTTACTAGCGACAAGTATGCAGCGATGCTTTTGCCACTTGTTGAATCCGCGCTACCTTATGAGTTGCTTAAAATTTGGGAAAGAAATagggcttctaataatttaaaatttaataatgagTTGCAGGGTCTACTAGAGTTCCTGAAAACAGAAGTGGAGGCCGAAGAGCGTGTAAAACTTGCTCAGTCTAGTTTCACAGTTCCAAAAAGTATTGACGATAAGTATACTGTAGAAACCTTACATACAGAGAGTTTAAAAACCAAGGGTAAGCAAAAGTTTTCTTGTATTTTTTGCGAAAGCAATACACATGCCAGTCAGGACTGCATTAAAGCTCAGAAAATGACTTTAGAGCAGAAAAAATCAATTATAAGTAAAAAACGGAGTTGTTTTTCATGTTTAAAGCAGTTTCACAATTTTCGGACATGCAAAACAACTGTCAAATGTATAAAATGCGCTCGCAAGCATTTTACATTAATGTGTCCTGATTTgcatgaaaaagaaaacaaaaatagagATTTGCAAAAATCAGAATCTTTCGAAAATACATTAACAACTGTCGCTTCTGAAACTTTACTGCAAACGATCAATGTTAGGGTTATTTCTGATAATAAAAGGTCAATGACAGTAAGGGCACTGCTAGATTCGGGTTCGCAACGTTCCTATATAACTACAAAATGCGCGGAAGATTTAGGGTTAACTAAAATTGGACAAGAAAATATAGTTCAAGGTGTTTTTGGTGGGTTGCCGGGAGCTCCAAAGATTCATCGTTTGTTTAAGGCAGGtatagaaaatttagaaaattcattcaGCATAAGGTTATCTTTACTGGAACAATCTAAAATTTGCAATTACGTTCCAAAACTAATTGACCAAAAGGTCCTAGATTtattaaaagataaaaatatttatataaatgatTCTGCTTCTAAAGAATTAGAGGTTAATTTATTAATAGGGGCAGACATGTTTGGTCACATCATAACGGGAAACTTGGTAAACACAAATGATTCTTTAGTAGCTTTGGAAACCAAGTTTGGTTGGACCGTTATGGGGACAcaaaaaagtaataataaaataaacacgtTTGTATCAACTTATTTTACTGACTCATTGAGTACTTTATGGAGTTTAGATGTTCTGGGTATAAAAGATCCAGCAGAGACGAAATGTCGAGAAGAGTTAGACATTCGCAcattagaaaaatttaaagaaagcACTGTGGTAAATAGTAAAAATAGATATGAAATTTGTTTACCATGGGCAGAAGGTTATCCGGCTATAACCTCTAATTTTAATTTAGCTGAAAAGCGACTTTTTTCTACCACAAAACGGTTAATTTCTCTGAACAAGCTTACAGAGTATGACAATATATTTCAAGATTGGGAAAATACAGGAATCAttgaagaagtagaagaagagcCGTTGAAAAAGAATACGCACTACTTGGCACATCACGCAGTTGTCAAAGAGTCCAGTTTAACTACGAAGATCCGACCAGTGTTTGATGCATCAGCTAAAGATGGTAACGGTAATTCTCTTAATGATTTACTAGAAAAGGGTCCGAATCTAATTGAGCTAATAATACCTTTAATTTTAAAGTTCAGGTTACATAAAATTGGGGTAACGTCAGACATAGCGAAGGCATTTTTGCAGATAAGCATTTCAGAGAAAGATAGGGATTTTTTACGATTTTTGTGGTGGAAAAACTATgaaaaaagagaaataaaaatatttagacATTGTAGAGTAGTTTCTGGGCTAAAACCAAGTCCGTTTCTTTTAGCAGCAACAGTTAATTTGCATTTAGAAAAGGAAAAAACATACACAGAAACAGCTAATCAACTTCTTAACGCATTTTACGTAGACAATTGTGTTTCTAGCGTTAGGAATGAAACAGAACTTAAAAAATTACCTGACGATATCAATAAACGTTTCGAAATTTGGTTAAAAAGTGTTAAATGTCTCAATTTTTGTAACATACATAGATATTTAGCATATCCAGAAGAAGAGaacctaataataaataaaactctTCACGTTTTCGTTGACGCTAGTAAATACGCTTATGCCGCTTGCGTTTTTATTAGGCTAGAATTTCAAAATtcaatttcaattaaacttttgTTAGCAAAATCACGTTTAAGTCCAGTTAAAACGATTACTCTCCCTAGGTTAGAATTAATGGCTGCTGTGATAGGTGTTAGGTTATTAGAAACTGTTAAAGAAGTAACAGACTTTACAGAGCTTAAAACGTACTACTGGAGTGATTCGATGGTTGTCTTAACCTGGATTAAAACAAAGGGTCTTTGGAATACTTTTGTAGGAAACCGGGTAAAAGAGATTAAAAAATATTCTGCAGTAGATCAGTGGCGCCACGTGCCAGGTGATATGAATATTGCAGACGTTTTATCACGAGGATGTAGCGGGAAACAACTTTTGGAAAAACAATGGTGGAAGGGCCCTCAATGGTTCAAAGAACCAGAAAATATGTGGCCAAAAGGAGAA GTTGGTGATGTAGTAATGGTTGGTTCCGACAACGTCAAAAGAATAAACTGGCCCATGGGCAAAATCATTGAAGTATATTCTGGGCAAGATGGCATCCAAAGGGTCGCAAAAGTAAagacaaaaaatggtgtattggTTCGTCCATGTCTACGACTATATAGAGTTGAACTACCTATCAATGATATTCAAGAAAatttaagaaaagacaaagaagaaTCAACAGAACAAGATAAGTCAGAAAAGGGTAAAAAGTCAAGGTATGGAAGAACATTGAAGATTCCACATAGATTCACTGCCGCCTGA